In Flavobacterium endoglycinae, one DNA window encodes the following:
- a CDS encoding response regulator transcription factor, translated as MIKVCLADNHPVTHFGVKSYFKDHDQISVVANVGNFSMVRDILQTKEIDILILDLELEGLSSIFEVKSILKNFPKTKIVIFSDLAEQMYAPNAIKAGVSGYVHKTEKLETLGLSIIKVHEGKIIINETVRKNMALIAKQSKSERLYRKLSNREIEVLRYLSDGKKNNEISKILSLNEKTISTYKLRLLTKLNVTNLVDLVNKAKTLEII; from the coding sequence ATGATTAAAGTATGTCTTGCAGACAATCATCCTGTGACTCACTTTGGCGTTAAGTCTTATTTCAAAGACCACGATCAAATTTCAGTTGTTGCCAACGTAGGCAATTTTTCAATGGTTAGAGATATTCTTCAAACGAAGGAGATCGACATCCTAATTTTAGATCTAGAATTAGAAGGTCTTTCAAGTATCTTTGAAGTTAAATCTATCTTGAAAAATTTCCCAAAAACAAAAATTGTAATTTTCAGTGACCTTGCAGAGCAAATGTATGCTCCAAATGCGATTAAAGCTGGTGTATCCGGTTATGTACACAAAACAGAAAAACTTGAAACTTTAGGTCTTTCTATTATTAAAGTACACGAAGGAAAAATTATCATCAACGAAACTGTGCGTAAAAACATGGCACTTATTGCTAAACAAAGCAAAAGTGAGCGTTTGTACAGAAAACTTTCTAACCGTGAAATCGAAGTTTTACGCTACCTAAGCGATGGTAAGAAAAACAACGAAATCTCTAAAATCTTAAGCCTGAACGAAAAAACGATCAGTACTTACAAATTAAGATTGTTAACAAAATTAAACGTTACTAACTTAGTTGATTTAGTAAATAAAGCTAAGACTTTAGAAATCATCTAA
- the dnaG gene encoding DNA primase: MISQSTIDAVFETARVEEVIGDFVNLKRAGSNFKGLSPFSDERSPSFMVSPAKGIWKDFSSGKGGNSVAFLMEHSHFTYPEAIRYLAKKYNIEIEETEQTDAEKANTDIRESMYLVSEFAAKYFQDVLINSEEGKAIGLSYFKERGFTNETIKKFNLGYSPETWDALTKEALGKGYKLEFLESTGLTIPREDRPFDRFKGRVMFPIHSMSGRVLGFGGRILTNDKKAAKYLNSPESDIYHKSKVLYGIYQAKQSIAKQNNCYLVEGYTDVIQFNQAGIENVVASSGTALTPDQIRLVNRLTRNITVLFDGDAAGLRASIRGIDLILEEGMNVRVCAFPDGEDPDSFARKNSHDDLVAYLENNSKDFIQFKASILMGEAKNDPIKKADLIRDMVTSISKIPDRIQREVYIQECARIMDISEQVLVSTLAQLVQKDLAEANKKQKQEQKPFQVFRNQNQNQNPVSFSGGDPEDPRTGPPDDYYPGDMGYPQEAAEKVDILYGFERKVIELLLLYGSVTEDFEDVFLKADEEGNVKEVSEKRKYKVYEKIYLSLQEDEIELSNALFQNLFANIIDFYNQNETFSLDKYLMHLPPEFAQEVTNILMEDEKVTIHNWEGQNIFPKHKNVTIEQNVSDTIFSMRWFLVSKIIHDLKQSLITDPQDDNSELLMMVVDYSKLLNNFSKKLGRVVVPYHS, translated from the coding sequence TTGATTTCACAAAGTACAATAGACGCTGTTTTTGAAACTGCTCGAGTAGAGGAGGTTATTGGCGATTTTGTCAATTTGAAACGTGCTGGAAGTAACTTTAAAGGTCTGAGCCCGTTTTCAGATGAACGTTCGCCTTCGTTTATGGTTTCTCCAGCAAAAGGAATCTGGAAAGATTTCAGCTCCGGAAAAGGAGGGAATTCTGTCGCATTTTTGATGGAACATTCTCATTTTACCTATCCAGAAGCCATTCGTTATCTGGCTAAAAAATACAATATTGAAATTGAAGAAACTGAGCAGACAGATGCTGAAAAAGCAAATACAGACATTCGCGAAAGTATGTATCTGGTTTCTGAATTTGCAGCCAAATATTTTCAGGATGTATTAATCAATTCTGAAGAAGGGAAAGCAATAGGATTATCTTATTTCAAAGAAAGAGGTTTTACTAACGAAACCATCAAAAAATTTAATTTAGGATATTCGCCTGAAACCTGGGATGCTTTAACAAAAGAAGCGCTCGGAAAAGGTTACAAATTAGAATTCTTAGAAAGCACTGGTTTAACAATTCCCAGAGAAGACCGTCCTTTTGACCGATTTAAGGGACGTGTAATGTTTCCCATTCATAGTATGTCGGGACGAGTTTTGGGTTTTGGGGGGCGTATTTTAACGAATGATAAAAAAGCGGCTAAATACCTTAACTCACCAGAAAGTGATATTTACCATAAAAGTAAAGTCCTTTACGGAATTTATCAGGCCAAGCAGTCAATTGCTAAACAAAACAACTGTTATCTTGTTGAGGGTTATACTGATGTGATTCAGTTTAATCAGGCTGGAATTGAGAATGTTGTAGCGTCCTCAGGAACAGCTTTAACACCAGATCAGATTCGTTTGGTAAATCGTCTTACAAGAAATATTACAGTACTTTTTGACGGTGATGCGGCAGGTTTACGAGCTTCTATACGTGGAATCGATTTGATTCTGGAAGAAGGAATGAACGTAAGAGTCTGTGCATTTCCTGATGGAGAAGATCCTGATAGTTTTGCTAGAAAAAATTCGCATGACGATCTAGTAGCATATCTCGAAAACAATAGTAAAGATTTTATTCAATTTAAAGCTTCGATCTTAATGGGCGAAGCTAAAAATGATCCTATCAAAAAAGCCGATTTAATTCGTGATATGGTCACGAGTATTTCTAAAATTCCAGATCGTATTCAGCGCGAAGTCTATATTCAGGAATGTGCAAGAATCATGGATATTTCTGAGCAGGTATTGGTGAGTACATTGGCACAGCTGGTTCAAAAAGATCTTGCAGAAGCTAATAAAAAGCAAAAACAAGAACAAAAACCTTTTCAAGTTTTTAGAAATCAAAATCAAAATCAGAACCCTGTTAGTTTTTCAGGAGGAGATCCAGAAGATCCAAGAACTGGACCTCCAGACGATTATTATCCCGGAGATATGGGGTATCCTCAAGAAGCCGCAGAAAAAGTAGATATTTTGTATGGTTTTGAAAGAAAGGTTATAGAGTTGCTTCTTTTGTATGGAAGTGTTACAGAAGATTTTGAAGATGTTTTCCTAAAAGCAGATGAAGAAGGAAATGTAAAAGAAGTTTCTGAAAAAAGAAAGTATAAAGTTTACGAAAAAATATATTTAAGCCTTCAAGAAGATGAAATCGAGTTGTCTAACGCATTATTTCAAAATCTTTTTGCCAATATCATTGATTTCTACAATCAAAATGAGACTTTTAGTTTAGATAAATATTTAATGCACCTGCCGCCAGAATTTGCGCAGGAAGTAACTAATATTTTAATGGAAGATGAAAAAGTGACCATTCATAATTGGGAAGGACAGAACATTTTCCCAAAACATAAAAATGTCACAATTGAACAAAATGTTTCGGATACAATCTTTTCGATGCGATGGTTTTTGGTTTCAAAAATTATTCACGACCTAAAGCAATCACTTATAACCGATCCGCAGGATGATAATTCGGAATTATTGATGATGGTGGTTGATTATTCGAAACTGCTCAATAATTTTTCAAAGAAACTAGGACGGGTAGTCGTTCCTTATCACTCATAA
- a CDS encoding RNA polymerase sigma factor, with the protein MKIISLHQEETKIIKLAVENNRQAQQQIYGKYSSKMLSVCRQYIKDIQLAEDVMITAFMKVFTNLNKFEHKGSFEGWIRRIMVNECISYLRVQKKVQFAEDEFFTEESFNEIDSQFTVEQIQYLIDALPDGYKMVFNLYAIEGYKHNEIAKMLGINEGTSKSQLSHARKMLQTQITILKKQDNGTE; encoded by the coding sequence ATGAAAATTATTTCGTTACATCAAGAAGAAACCAAAATCATAAAGTTGGCTGTCGAAAACAATCGTCAGGCTCAGCAGCAGATTTACGGTAAATATTCTTCGAAAATGTTAAGCGTGTGCCGACAATATATAAAGGACATTCAGCTGGCAGAAGATGTAATGATAACGGCTTTCATGAAAGTGTTTACCAATCTAAACAAATTTGAACACAAAGGAAGTTTTGAAGGCTGGATCCGCCGAATAATGGTAAACGAATGCATTTCGTATTTAAGAGTTCAGAAAAAAGTACAATTTGCCGAAGATGAATTTTTTACAGAAGAAAGTTTCAATGAAATCGATAGCCAATTTACGGTAGAACAAATTCAATATTTAATTGATGCTTTGCCCGACGGTTACAAAATGGTTTTCAATTTATATGCGATTGAAGGTTACAAACACAATGAAATTGCCAAGATGTTAGGAATTAATGAAGGAACATCGAAGTCGCAATTATCGCACGCTAGAAAAATGCTGCAAACACAAATTACTATTTTAAAAAAACAAGATAATGGAACCGAATAA
- a CDS encoding polyprenyl synthetase family protein produces MNITSQIKQPIITEMELFEKKFHESMTSKVALLNRITYYIVNRKGKQMRPMFVFLTAKMVSGGTVNERTYRGASVIELIHTATLVHDDVVDDSNRRRGFFSINALWKNKIAVLVGDYLLSKGLLLSIDNGDFDLLRIISVAVREMSEGELLQIEKARRLDITEDVYYEIIRKKTATLIAACCALGAKAVIEDDAQVENMRKFGELIGMAFQIKDDLFDYSEEAIGKPTGIDIKEQKMTLPLIHVLNTCTPQEKKWLINSIKNHNKDKKRVKEVIAFVKNNNGLAYAENKMVEFQQEALSLLENYPDSDFKAALTLMVNYVIERKK; encoded by the coding sequence ATGAATATTACTTCACAAATAAAACAGCCGATCATTACCGAGATGGAACTTTTCGAAAAAAAGTTCCATGAATCGATGACTTCGAAGGTTGCGCTACTGAACAGAATTACCTATTATATTGTAAACCGAAAAGGAAAACAAATGCGTCCGATGTTTGTTTTTCTTACAGCAAAAATGGTTTCTGGCGGTACTGTAAACGAAAGAACGTATCGTGGTGCTTCGGTTATTGAGTTAATTCATACGGCCACTTTGGTTCACGATGATGTTGTGGACGATAGTAACCGCCGCCGCGGATTTTTCTCAATCAATGCACTTTGGAAAAATAAGATTGCCGTTTTAGTGGGGGATTATTTACTCTCAAAAGGATTGCTTTTGTCAATCGATAATGGCGATTTTGATCTTTTAAGAATCATTTCGGTAGCGGTTCGTGAAATGAGCGAAGGAGAATTACTTCAAATTGAAAAAGCCCGCCGACTCGATATTACCGAAGACGTTTACTACGAAATCATCAGAAAGAAAACAGCAACGCTTATTGCCGCTTGTTGTGCGCTTGGTGCAAAAGCCGTAATTGAAGATGATGCGCAAGTTGAAAACATGCGTAAATTTGGTGAATTGATTGGAATGGCGTTTCAAATCAAAGATGATTTATTTGATTACAGCGAAGAAGCCATTGGCAAACCAACCGGAATCGATATTAAAGAGCAGAAAATGACTTTGCCTTTAATTCACGTTTTAAATACCTGTACTCCGCAGGAAAAAAAGTGGCTGATAAACTCTATCAAAAACCACAACAAAGACAAAAAGCGCGTAAAAGAAGTAATTGCCTTTGTAAAAAATAATAATGGTTTGGCTTACGCCGAAAACAAAATGGTCGAATTCCAACAAGAAGCACTTTCTCTTTTAGAAAATTACCCAGATTCTGATTTCAAAGCAGCACTCACTTTGATGGTGAATTATGTTATTGAAAGGAAGAAGTAA
- the rlmN gene encoding 23S rRNA (adenine(2503)-C(2))-methyltransferase RlmN, whose protein sequence is MQIEKKDIRALSKDQLRDFFVANNDKAFRGNQVYEWLWNKGAHSFDDMTNVAKSTRSMLEENFVINHIKVDTMQRSNDGTVKNAVRLHDGLVVESVLIPTETRTTACVSSQVGCSLDCNFCATARLKRMRNLEPGEIYDQIMAIDKESRLYYNHPLSNIVFMGMGEPLMNYNNVIKAIDMITSSEGLGMSPKRITLSTSGIPKMIKKMADDEVKFKLAVSLHSAIDETRAKIMPFSKNFPLKDLREALEYWYRKTKSKISYEYVVWKGINDDKASVDALVKFCKYVPCKVNLIEYNPIDDGEFQQASEESINAYIKALENIGVVVKVRRSRGKDIDAACGQLANKEG, encoded by the coding sequence ATGCAAATTGAGAAAAAAGATATAAGAGCCCTTTCAAAAGATCAATTACGTGATTTTTTTGTTGCGAATAACGACAAAGCATTTCGTGGAAATCAAGTGTATGAATGGCTATGGAATAAAGGAGCGCATAGTTTTGATGATATGACCAATGTTGCCAAATCAACTAGGTCTATGCTGGAAGAAAATTTTGTAATTAACCATATTAAGGTAGACACCATGCAGCGCAGTAATGACGGAACGGTAAAAAATGCCGTACGTCTGCACGATGGTTTAGTGGTAGAATCGGTTTTAATTCCAACAGAAACCAGAACAACTGCCTGTGTTTCGAGTCAGGTAGGTTGCAGCTTAGATTGTAATTTCTGTGCTACAGCAAGGTTAAAACGTATGCGAAATCTAGAGCCAGGAGAAATCTACGATCAGATTATGGCAATCGATAAAGAAAGCCGTTTGTATTACAATCATCCGCTTTCGAATATTGTATTTATGGGAATGGGAGAACCTTTAATGAACTATAACAATGTCATTAAAGCAATAGATATGATTACTTCTTCTGAAGGTTTAGGAATGTCTCCAAAACGTATTACACTTTCAACATCGGGAATCCCGAAAATGATTAAAAAAATGGCCGATGATGAAGTAAAATTCAAATTGGCGGTTTCTCTGCATTCGGCAATTGATGAAACTCGTGCGAAGATTATGCCTTTCAGCAAAAACTTTCCTTTAAAAGATTTGAGAGAAGCATTAGAATATTGGTACAGAAAAACCAAAAGCAAAATTTCATACGAATATGTAGTTTGGAAAGGAATTAATGACGATAAAGCTTCGGTTGATGCATTGGTGAAATTCTGTAAATATGTGCCATGTAAAGTCAATTTAATTGAATACAACCCAATTGATGATGGTGAGTTTCAACAAGCTTCAGAAGAATCGATTAATGCTTATATAAAAGCATTGGAAAATATTGGAGTAGTGGTTAAAGTACGCAGAAGTCGAGGAAAAGATATTGATGCGGCCTGCGGACAATTGGCCAACAAAGAAGGATAA
- a CDS encoding YceI family protein, whose product MKTIKSIVMAVIFTTISLHTNAQQMYTVNTNSTFEVAGTSTVHDWVMKSTEGNGTAVLIVKDSKLAGINSLSITLLAESLKSYKSSMDQVAYEALDTETHKNIEYVLKSAERIDDNTWTLTGVYTIAGVSKEYKTQVKVTASKGTFILQGSNQITFGDFEMTPPKAALGVVKAGKDLTVIFNIILS is encoded by the coding sequence ATGAAAACAATTAAATCTATTGTAATGGCTGTTATTTTTACAACAATATCATTACACACAAACGCACAACAAATGTATACCGTAAATACCAACTCTACTTTTGAAGTAGCCGGAACTTCTACCGTACACGACTGGGTAATGAAATCAACTGAAGGAAACGGGACTGCTGTACTAATCGTTAAAGATTCTAAACTGGCTGGGATAAACAGTTTATCCATTACATTATTAGCAGAAAGTTTAAAAAGTTACAAATCAAGCATGGATCAAGTAGCCTACGAAGCTTTAGACACCGAAACTCATAAAAATATCGAATACGTTTTAAAATCTGCAGAGAGGATAGACGACAACACTTGGACGCTTACAGGAGTTTATACTATTGCTGGCGTAAGTAAAGAATACAAAACTCAGGTAAAAGTAACGGCAAGCAAAGGAACTTTTATTTTACAGGGTTCTAATCAGATTACTTTTGGTGATTTTGAAATGACACCCCCAAAAGCTGCTCTTGGAGTTGTAAAAGCAGGAAAAGATTTAACCGTTATCTTTAATATTATCCTGAGCTAG
- a CDS encoding YceI family protein: protein MKTNVKFFAFVITFLGMTSFATAQKSYTLDNKSNFTVAGTSTLHDWEMKSTSGTGTASLTITNSKLIDIESLSVTLLAESIKSEKKSMDKVAYEALKTDKNKTIKYVLKSAEKVNESTWELTGTYTIAGVSKVYKTTVKTTVTKDGLNLQGSNKITFTEFGMKSPTAMLGTIKTGQDLTIKFNLNFNL, encoded by the coding sequence ATGAAAACTAATGTAAAATTCTTCGCGTTTGTAATTACCTTCTTAGGAATGACTTCATTCGCCACAGCACAAAAATCATACACTTTAGACAACAAATCTAATTTTACGGTTGCAGGCACATCCACATTACATGACTGGGAAATGAAATCAACTTCAGGAACTGGAACAGCAAGCTTAACCATTACTAATTCTAAGCTGATTGACATCGAATCATTATCAGTAACACTTTTAGCCGAAAGCATAAAAAGCGAGAAAAAAAGCATGGATAAAGTGGCTTACGAAGCTCTAAAAACAGACAAAAACAAAACTATTAAGTATGTTCTAAAATCTGCTGAAAAAGTAAACGAAAGCACTTGGGAACTTACTGGAACTTACACGATTGCCGGCGTAAGCAAAGTGTACAAAACAACGGTAAAAACAACAGTTACTAAAGACGGCTTAAACCTTCAAGGTTCTAACAAAATCACTTTTACAGAATTTGGAATGAAATCTCCAACAGCAATGCTTGGAACCATCAAAACAGGTCAAGACCTAACTATCAAATTTAATTTAAACTTTAATCTATAA
- a CDS encoding O-methyltransferase, with amino-acid sequence MHFISQELEDYIEQHSENEPELLAKLNKETYQKILLPRMLSGHFQGRVLSMLSKLIRPVNILEIGTYTGYAALCLCEGMQENGQLHTIDIKEELVDFQRKYFDASPWGNQIFQHLGEAVNIIPDLDLKFDLVFIDADKENYLNYWEMIVPKMNKGGIILSDNVLWSGKILEPVHPNDVSTQVLLEYNKLLKEDPRVETVLLPIRDGLTVSRVL; translated from the coding sequence ATGCATTTTATATCACAAGAACTAGAAGATTACATCGAACAGCATTCTGAAAACGAACCAGAATTACTCGCAAAACTTAATAAAGAAACCTATCAAAAGATTTTGCTTCCGCGAATGCTCAGCGGACATTTTCAAGGGCGTGTATTAAGCATGTTATCTAAACTTATTCGACCGGTGAATATTCTTGAAATCGGGACTTATACTGGTTATGCCGCTTTATGTTTATGTGAAGGAATGCAGGAAAATGGACAATTACACACCATTGACATAAAAGAAGAATTAGTAGATTTTCAGAGAAAATATTTTGATGCTTCTCCTTGGGGAAATCAAATTTTTCAGCATCTCGGAGAAGCTGTAAACATCATTCCAGATTTAGATTTAAAATTTGATCTGGTTTTTATTGATGCTGATAAAGAAAACTATCTCAATTACTGGGAAATGATTGTTCCGAAAATGAATAAAGGCGGAATTATTTTATCAGATAATGTGTTATGGAGTGGTAAAATTCTGGAACCAGTTCATCCAAATGACGTAAGCACACAAGTACTTCTGGAGTACAATAAACTTTTAAAAGAAGATCCAAGAGTAGAAACGGTCTTATTGCCTATTCGTGATGGGCTTACTGTAAGCAGAGTGCTTTAG
- a CDS encoding phytanoyl-CoA dioxygenase family protein — protein sequence MNYSTQIDSEGFSILNNVFTENEIQNIISLIENKTADNPENNTFRKSQDLFAIRQFHKEIPETLPYIFNQKLQDIIETNFGKGYFITKSIYFDKPEKSNWFVAYHQDLTISVEKKIQTENFENWTVKQNQFAVQPPTEILQNNFTIRIHIDKTTKENGALKVINNSHSKGILRIEKLNFESEKETICEVEKGGIMIMKPLLFHASNKTTNNERRRVIHIEFSRQNLPNGLEWSEKTILQN from the coding sequence ATGAATTATTCAACCCAGATAGACAGCGAAGGTTTTTCAATACTAAACAATGTTTTTACTGAAAATGAAATTCAAAATATAATTTCATTGATTGAAAATAAAACCGCAGACAATCCAGAAAATAATACTTTCAGAAAATCTCAGGATTTATTCGCTATCAGACAATTTCACAAAGAAATCCCTGAAACTTTACCTTATATTTTTAATCAAAAATTACAGGATATTATTGAAACTAATTTTGGAAAAGGTTATTTCATAACAAAATCAATTTATTTTGACAAACCCGAAAAATCAAATTGGTTTGTAGCTTATCATCAGGATTTGACGATTTCTGTTGAGAAAAAAATTCAAACAGAGAATTTCGAAAACTGGACTGTAAAACAAAATCAATTTGCAGTTCAGCCTCCTACGGAGATTTTACAAAACAATTTCACGATCAGAATTCATATCGACAAAACCACAAAAGAAAACGGAGCTTTAAAAGTGATCAACAATTCTCATTCTAAAGGGATTTTAAGAATTGAAAAACTTAATTTTGAAAGCGAGAAAGAAACAATTTGTGAAGTTGAAAAAGGTGGTATTATGATTATGAAACCGCTGTTATTTCATGCATCCAATAAAACCACGAATAATGAACGAAGACGAGTTATTCATATTGAATTCAGCAGACAAAATCTTCCAAACGGGCTAGAATGGAGTGAAAAAACGATCCTTCAGAATTAA
- a CDS encoding phosphatase PAP2 family protein, protein MLEKIQELDASLLVYLNGLGSETYDKVWLIITNQLYWTPFFLLLFYLIYKKIGGKQTLYLLLFIAVLIAFTDQTCNLFKHTFQRLRPCNDPNLNSIIRVVQVRKSFSFFSGHAANTMAVATFLFLVLKRHFKYLGFLFLWPLIFAYSRIYLGLHFPGDILAGYFFGALFGFLIYLVYRKLKPLYFPG, encoded by the coding sequence ATGCTTGAAAAAATACAAGAATTAGATGCTAGTTTACTGGTATATCTAAATGGTCTGGGTTCTGAAACATATGATAAAGTATGGCTGATTATTACCAATCAGTTGTATTGGACTCCGTTTTTCTTATTACTGTTCTACCTTATCTATAAAAAAATAGGAGGAAAGCAGACCTTGTATTTATTGCTTTTTATAGCTGTTTTAATCGCATTTACAGATCAGACTTGTAATTTATTCAAACACACTTTTCAGCGATTACGACCATGTAATGATCCAAATTTGAATTCCATTATCCGAGTGGTTCAGGTTAGAAAATCGTTTAGCTTTTTCTCTGGACACGCTGCTAATACTATGGCGGTTGCGACGTTTTTATTCTTGGTTTTAAAACGTCATTTCAAATATTTAGGATTCTTATTTTTGTGGCCTTTAATCTTCGCTTACAGCCGAATTTATTTAGGGTTGCATTTTCCTGGAGATATTCTTGCTGGATATTTCTTCGGAGCTCTTTTTGGTTTCCTTATTTATTTAGTGTATCGAAAGTTGAAACCACTTTATTTCCCGGGATAG
- a CDS encoding Sec-independent protein translocase subunit TatA/TatB produces the protein MFGIGGGELVFILFIVLMLFGSDKVPEIARTMGKAMAQLKNATNDIKSEIQKGAEANGLDTKSLNSLTGNINAEIESAKSNLLGDTNNLLGDTATEIDKVKEDIDSLTGPIKRQR, from the coding sequence ATGTTCGGTATAGGAGGAGGAGAATTAGTTTTCATACTATTTATAGTGCTTATGCTTTTTGGTTCTGATAAAGTGCCGGAGATTGCACGTACAATGGGTAAAGCTATGGCTCAGTTAAAAAATGCGACTAACGATATTAAAAGCGAAATTCAAAAAGGAGCTGAGGCTAATGGTCTTGATACAAAATCTTTGAACAGCTTAACGGGCAATATCAACGCCGAAATCGAAAGTGCAAAATCAAACTTATTGGGTGACACTAATAATTTGCTGGGCGATACTGCAACTGAAATTGATAAAGTAAAAGAAGATATCGATTCTCTTACAGGACCTATAAAACGCCAGAGATAA